A genomic window from Silene latifolia isolate original U9 population chromosome Y, ASM4854445v1, whole genome shotgun sequence includes:
- the LOC141628887 gene encoding uncharacterized protein LOC141628887 translates to MTKIGDAGKGGGGSDDGYDKMTIPPSSPLFLHPSDSPSLKLTQTMFDGENYDLWADAVRNGLDAKNKLGFVDGTVTKPANENSYEAVAWRQCNAMVKAWLHSVIHEKLHSSITFNGATVDEIWKELQERGTRSVVEYYTHLKSIWDELAKYSRVPNCTCGAKAAFVKEKEEEKVHQFIMGLNTALYDQLRSNLLMDDNRTSLSRAYAPVLREERHKTVTRIREEHTETAMADRTGGGRGRGGFVNTEQKEYEPPRCTHCNK, encoded by the exons ATGACGAAAATCGGAGATGCAGGGAAAGGAGGGGGCGGATCTGATGATGGTTATGACAAGATGACTATACCACCATCATCACCATTGTTCCTTCACCCTTCCGATAGTCCGAGTCTCAAATTGACTCAGACAATGTTTGATGGTGAAAATTACGATCTATGGGCCGATGCGGTTCGTAACGGACTTGACGCAAAGAACAAATTAGGCTTTGTCGATGGCACCGTCACGAAACCCGCAAATGAAAATTCATATGAAGCGGTTGCTTGGCGTCAATGTAATGCTATGGTGAAAGCTTGGTTGCATAGCGTTATTCACGAAAAATTGCACTCGAGCATCACCTTCAACGGCGCCACAGTTGACGAAATCTGGAAAGAATTGCAGGAGCGA GGGACTCGATCAGTTGTGGAGTATTATACCCATCTCAAGTCCATTTGGGATGAATTAGCCAAGTATAGCCGCGTACCTAATTGTACATGTGGTGCAAAAGCAGCTTTTGTCAAGGAAAAGGAGGAAGAAAAAGTGCATCAGTTCATAATGGGTCTTAATACCGCGTTGTACGATCAACTCCGCTCGAATTTATTAATGGATGATAATCGTACCTCTTTGAGTCGTGCTTATGCTCCGGTTTTAAGAGAAGAACGTCACAAAACGGTGACCCGGATTCGTGAAGAACACACCGAAACCGCCATGGCTGATCGGACGGGTGGAGGGCGTGGCCGTGGAGGATTCGTCAATACTGAACAGAAGGAGTATGAACCACCTAGATGCACCCATTGCAATAAGTAG